The Schistocerca piceifrons isolate TAMUIC-IGC-003096 chromosome 11, iqSchPice1.1, whole genome shotgun sequence genome includes the window gtgAAGTCAGCCACCGTCTCTGcgttagacttggccttcctgtgaatgcaatcaccgcgcagttagggtgagctgtattcattcagaataaactgcaatttgttaaagttatcaagactttaattctacccgcttcctagccttgtaccttcacaccagggatttctacatcttagccagatcaaaaagtctccctctcactaaggtcaaccggcTAAATCCCTTTtacgaaccgtgtcgctcaatcccttgcaatacccacgcttgggacgcgacataaATAAAACTTTTGGTGCCAGGTGTAGGGCTATCACAAAGGCGCATAGGCAAATAGGAGGTAGGAGCCATTAGATTTTGCTACAGCGACTGTGGCAAATGGCAGGAAGTTGTGGCAACTCGCAACTTTCAGCACCAGTAGCACCAGTACGTCAGAGTCCAGAAAGGTAGTCCTCGCGGGTGCAGGGCGACGCAGGACAGCAGCAGCGCGACGCGGAGCGACGAGGCACAGCGGTGCCTAAGCAGCCAGCGTTCGAGTCCGAGGGTCCGGGCCGAGCGGCAgcagccgtagcagcagcagcCGAGGAGCGACGGGGTCGGCACAGCCCAGCAGAGCGGCGGCCGGCGCATCGCAGCAGTGCGGCCGCAGAGACAGCGCGGGCACAAAGAGAGCGCGGAGCAGCGTGGGACAACGCGGATCAACAGAGCAGACGGCGCACCACAAGAGAAGCGGTACTTGTACAACTGTCTTAAGaatattgtattttgttgtgtaaAGTATTAACTTAGCTAAGATGCCCCTAACTAATGAAGTTGCGTCATCCTCCATTAATGGTAAGATGTCAGTGAAGGAGGCCCTATGTATTGTGTCAAAAGTGTTCGAAGGGAACAAGAAGGATTTAAGGGAATTTATCGAAAATGTAGATGCAGCTTTTGAATTAGTAAAGCCAGAGGAACACGAAACGTTATTGAAGTTCGTTAAAGCAAAAATAACCGGTGAGGCCAGGTCGAGATTGCAGGTGCGTGAACGCACAGGTACGTGGCAAGAGGTGAAACGCGTTTTAGAAGAAAACTATGCCAGTAAGGGTACTATAGACTACTACGCATGTAGAATTTTCCAAGCCAGACAGGGACAAGGGGAACCAATAGCAATGTGGGCAAGCCGAATAGATGAAATGCAGAGAGATTTTCGAGAAGCAGTAAACAGAGTTACGGCCAGAGAAAACTTGAAAGGTGCGATAGAACTAGTTGATTCCTTAGGAAGAGCGTGCTTTATACAGGGGTTAAGTAATGACAGAATACAAACAATAGTGAGAAGGAGAGGCGATGAAATTACGTTGGCAGCAGCAGTGGAGTTGGCACTGCAGGAGGAGAGTGCGATATTGTCCATGAAAGAGCGGGGACTAGCCCCGAGGGTAACGTACACTCGAAATAAAGAAACTGTAAAAAACGCGAGAGAAAGTAAAGAATTGAAATGTTTCAATTGTGGGCTGAGAGGTCACATAGCCAGCAAGTGTAGGAAAAGCAGGCCAGAGCATAGAGTACAGGCCATGACGGGTAGAGAGTTTACAAACTTTTGCTATGGGTGTGACAAGCCGGGACACACGGACATGGAATGCCGGGTGCGGTTAAGAAAAGTTCACCCGATAGATGTAAGGGAATTCAGAGGAAATCACAGAGAAACCGATGGAGGGTTACGAGAGTGGAGATGTCCACAGTGTAATTTACCAGGGAACTGCGGAGTTCCGTGCACAAGAGTAAAAGATGTTGCGTGTTTTAAGTGTAAGCGGCAGGGCTACTACGCGAAAGATTGCCACGAAGGGCCCTGGCACGCCTGGAGAAAAGGCAGGGTGCCAGTATGGAGTAAAACAGGCAAGGTGGTACAGGGAAACTAAGAGGCGGCAAGGC containing:
- the LOC124719683 gene encoding uncharacterized protein LOC124719683 is translated as MSVKEALCIVSKVFEGNKKDLREFIENVDAAFELVKPEEHETLLKFVKAKITGEARSRLQVRERTGTWQEVKRVLEENYASKGTIDYYACRIFQARQGQGEPIAMWASRIDEMQRDFREAVNRVTARENLKGAIELVDSLGRACFIQGLSNDRIQTIVRRRGDEITLAAAVELALQEESAILSMKERGLAPRVTYTRNKETVKNARESKELKCFNCGLRGHIASKCRKSRPEHRVQAMTGREFTNFCYGCDKPGHTDMECRVRLRKVHPIDVREFRGNHRETDGGLREWRCPQCNLPGNCGVPCTRVKDVACFKCKRQGYYAKDCHEGPWHAWRKGRVPVWSKTGKVVQGN